A stretch of the Thermococcus sp. genome encodes the following:
- the sufB gene encoding Fe-S cluster assembly protein SufB, whose product MAQQSRLEEILKAGSLEEILGTAVPYPKEIELRGEITEDVIREISRIKNEPEWMLRHRLKALELFKKLPMPRWVVGIEELDLESFSLYSKPEVGNEVKDWDDLPENIRKTFERLNIPEIEKRFLSGLTAVFDSESVYSQLKEEFEKKGIIMVPMEEAVQKYPDIVKRYFGRVFPAGEHKFSALHHALWSGGAFVYIPKGVRVPFPIEAFFVIGSALEGQFEHTLLIADEGSYVHFIEGCSAPMYKGFSFHDGMVEIYAHRNATVKFTTIQNWSRNVINFNNKRAIIEENAYVEWIEGSIGSHITYTYPSSVLKGEGARTAQYVVSLSNGPYLKDTGAKTWHLAPNTSSKIVSKSISANGGINIYRGLVRILKGAKNSTATVSCDSLILDEESKAYTYPHNQSDEPSASIIHEATTGKLGEDKLFYMNSRGISEEEAKSLIVLGFISEILEGLPFEYVEVLKKVIELEFSEVGGVG is encoded by the coding sequence ATGGCACAGCAGTCAAGGCTTGAGGAGATACTCAAGGCCGGTTCGCTGGAGGAGATACTGGGAACCGCCGTCCCCTACCCCAAGGAAATCGAGCTGCGCGGTGAGATCACCGAGGATGTCATCAGGGAAATATCCCGCATAAAGAACGAGCCCGAGTGGATGCTGAGGCACAGGCTAAAGGCTTTGGAGCTCTTCAAGAAGCTCCCGATGCCCAGGTGGGTGGTCGGAATCGAGGAGCTTGACCTGGAGAGCTTCTCCCTCTACTCAAAGCCTGAGGTGGGCAACGAAGTTAAGGACTGGGACGACCTGCCGGAGAACATCAGGAAGACCTTTGAGAGGCTCAACATCCCGGAGATAGAGAAGAGATTCCTCTCGGGCCTTACGGCGGTCTTCGACAGCGAGAGCGTTTATTCTCAGCTCAAGGAGGAGTTCGAGAAGAAGGGCATAATAATGGTGCCCATGGAGGAAGCGGTTCAGAAGTACCCGGACATCGTTAAGCGCTACTTCGGCAGGGTCTTTCCGGCTGGAGAGCACAAGTTTTCAGCTTTACACCACGCCCTATGGAGCGGTGGGGCGTTCGTCTACATCCCGAAGGGAGTCAGGGTGCCCTTCCCGATAGAGGCCTTCTTCGTCATAGGCTCCGCGTTGGAGGGCCAGTTTGAGCACACCCTCCTAATAGCGGACGAGGGGAGCTACGTCCACTTCATAGAGGGCTGCAGCGCACCGATGTACAAGGGTTTCTCCTTCCACGACGGCATGGTCGAGATTTACGCCCACAGGAACGCCACGGTCAAGTTCACCACCATACAGAACTGGAGCAGGAACGTGATAAACTTCAACAACAAGAGGGCGATAATAGAGGAGAACGCCTACGTTGAGTGGATCGAGGGGAGCATAGGGAGCCACATAACCTACACCTACCCGTCGAGCGTCCTGAAGGGCGAAGGGGCAAGGACAGCCCAGTACGTCGTCTCGCTGAGCAACGGGCCGTATCTAAAGGACACCGGGGCAAAGACCTGGCACCTCGCCCCCAACACCAGCTCGAAGATAGTCTCCAAGAGCATAAGTGCCAACGGCGGGATAAACATCTACCGCGGCCTGGTGAGGATCTTGAAGGGAGCTAAAAATTCGACGGCGACTGTATCTTGTGACTCGCTCATCCTCGACGAGGAGAGCAAGGCCTACACCTACCCGCACAACCAGAGTGACGAGCCGAGCGCGAGCATAATCCATGAGGCAACCACAGGGAAGCTCGGTGAGGACAAGCTGTTCTACATGAACTCCAGGGGAATAAGCGAGGAAGAGGCGAAGAGCCTCATAGTCCTCGGCTTCATCAGCGAAATCCTTGAAGGACTACCCTTCGAGTACGTCGAGGTGCTGAAGAAGGTCATAGAGCTGGAGTTCAGCGAGGTAGGGGGTGTTGGCTGA
- the sufC gene encoding Fe-S cluster assembly ATPase SufC: MLKVENLHVNVADKEILKGVDFELASGELHVVMGPNGSGKSTLALTIAGHPRYTVTKGRIIFDGEDVTDAKPEERAKKGIFLSFQHPVEVEGVKVINFLQRTLKNLRGIEEVEAYDMIFKAVEELGFDSSMLSRELNVGFSGGERKKLEMLQAYLVKPKLLILDEPDSGVDVDSLKVIAGVIARLHKEGTGILLITHYGRILEYLNPQRVHVLKEGRLVVSGGMELVKLIEEKGFAAVGGNGTAVKA, translated from the coding sequence ATGCTGAAAGTGGAAAACCTCCATGTTAATGTTGCCGATAAGGAAATTCTGAAGGGAGTGGACTTTGAACTCGCATCGGGCGAGCTCCACGTCGTTATGGGGCCGAACGGTTCAGGAAAGTCAACGCTTGCCCTGACCATAGCGGGCCACCCAAGATACACTGTCACCAAGGGCAGGATAATCTTCGACGGGGAGGATGTAACCGACGCAAAGCCAGAGGAGAGAGCCAAGAAGGGCATCTTCCTGAGCTTCCAACACCCCGTAGAGGTCGAGGGAGTCAAGGTCATAAACTTCCTCCAGAGGACTCTGAAGAACCTCCGGGGCATAGAGGAGGTTGAAGCCTATGACATGATATTCAAGGCAGTCGAGGAGCTCGGCTTTGACAGTTCGATGCTCTCAAGGGAGCTGAACGTCGGCTTTTCCGGCGGCGAGAGGAAGAAGCTTGAGATGCTCCAGGCGTACCTCGTGAAGCCCAAGCTGCTCATTCTCGACGAGCCGGACAGCGGCGTCGATGTTGACTCGCTCAAGGTCATAGCCGGGGTAATAGCGAGGCTCCACAAAGAGGGCACCGGGATACTCCTCATCACGCACTACGGCAGAATACTGGAGTACCTCAACCCCCAGAGGGTTCACGTGCTCAAGGAGGGCAGACTCGTAGTCTCTGGCGGGATGGAGCTTGTAAAGCTCATCGAGGAGAAGGGCTTCGCGGCGGTGGGTGGTAATGGCACAGCAGTCAAGGCTTGA
- a CDS encoding ferritin, which produces MLSEKMLKALNEQLNRELYSAYLYFSMAAYFEDMNLEGFANWMKAQAEEELGHALRFYNYIYDRNGRVELKAVQEPPKEWDSPLAAFEAAYEHEQFITRHIHELAALAEEEKDYSTRAFLEWFINEQVEEEANVKKIVDKLKFAKDSPQVIFMLDQELGQRQPQLPGLLLQAGG; this is translated from the coding sequence ATGCTGAGTGAAAAGATGCTGAAGGCCCTCAACGAGCAGCTGAACAGGGAGCTCTATTCGGCCTACCTGTACTTCTCGATGGCGGCCTACTTCGAGGACATGAACCTTGAGGGCTTTGCCAACTGGATGAAGGCCCAGGCCGAGGAGGAGCTTGGCCACGCCCTGAGGTTCTACAACTACATATACGACCGCAACGGCAGGGTAGAGCTGAAGGCAGTCCAAGAGCCGCCCAAGGAGTGGGACTCACCGCTTGCCGCTTTTGAGGCCGCCTACGAGCACGAGCAGTTCATAACCAGGCACATACACGAGCTCGCCGCCCTTGCCGAGGAGGAGAAGGACTACTCGACGAGGGCGTTCCTTGAGTGGTTCATCAACGAGCAGGTCGAGGAGGAGGCAAACGTCAAGAAGATCGTCGATAAACTCAAGTTCGCCAAGGACAGCCCGCAGGTCATCTTCATGCTTGACCAGGAGCTCGGCCAGAGACAGCCCCAGCTTCCGGGACTTCTCCTTCAGGCCGGAGGCTGA
- the thiI gene encoding tRNA uracil 4-sulfurtransferase ThiI — MIIVRYGEVGIKGGKRREFERKLRDNILAALRRKGIEGRAKIIKGRILVDAPDEAAQIIAKVPGVVSVSPAREMDYEEVPDYLMDALKGLNPKSFKVETQRLDKTFLKTSMEVNREIGAFIVENFGWKVDLKNPELVVGIEIIAGKAYVFLEKLRGVGGLPVGTQGKVVVLLSGGIDSPVAAFLMLKRGAEVIAVHFDQGLNARNVVEKVVDILEDYSPEPIELIVENHFEILKPYVSALVKANLREWTCVVCKVAMLRRAAEIAREKGALGIVTGDSLGQVASQTLSNLYFETMSVRFPVHRPLLGMDKEEIVAIARKIGTYQAFLEYPYCDCPFRPERVVTSGKLEQFQRVLDVLEREGLV; from the coding sequence GTGATAATCGTGCGCTACGGCGAGGTCGGCATCAAGGGCGGCAAAAGGAGGGAGTTCGAGAGGAAGCTCAGGGACAACATACTCGCCGCGCTGAGGAGGAAGGGCATAGAGGGACGGGCGAAGATAATCAAGGGGCGGATACTGGTCGATGCCCCCGACGAGGCGGCCCAGATAATAGCCAAGGTTCCCGGCGTGGTCTCGGTATCTCCAGCGAGGGAGATGGACTACGAAGAGGTTCCGGATTACCTGATGGATGCCCTGAAGGGCCTCAACCCGAAGAGCTTCAAGGTCGAAACCCAGAGGCTCGACAAGACCTTCCTCAAGACCTCCATGGAGGTAAACCGTGAGATCGGGGCCTTCATCGTCGAGAACTTCGGCTGGAAGGTTGACCTAAAAAACCCGGAGCTCGTTGTCGGGATAGAGATAATAGCCGGGAAGGCCTACGTCTTCCTTGAGAAGCTCAGGGGAGTTGGCGGCCTGCCGGTTGGGACGCAGGGCAAAGTCGTCGTCCTGCTGAGCGGGGGCATAGATTCTCCCGTTGCCGCCTTCCTCATGCTCAAGAGGGGGGCTGAAGTCATCGCGGTGCACTTTGACCAGGGGCTGAACGCGAGAAACGTCGTCGAGAAGGTCGTTGACATACTTGAGGACTACTCCCCTGAGCCGATAGAGCTGATAGTGGAGAACCACTTTGAGATCCTGAAGCCCTACGTCTCGGCCCTGGTAAAGGCCAATCTCCGCGAGTGGACGTGCGTGGTCTGCAAGGTGGCGATGCTGAGGAGAGCCGCGGAGATAGCGAGGGAGAAGGGTGCGCTGGGGATAGTCACCGGAGACAGCCTCGGACAGGTGGCCTCACAAACCCTCTCTAACCTGTATTTCGAGACCATGAGCGTGCGCTTCCCTGTCCACAGGCCGCTTTTGGGGATGGACAAGGAGGAGATAGTGGCGATAGCGAGAAAGATAGGGACGTATCAGGCGTTCCTTGAGTACCCCTACTGCGACTGCCCGTTCCGCCCGGAAAGGGTCGTTACGAGCGGGAAGCTTGAGCAGTTCCAGAGGGTTCTGGATGTGCTGGAGCGGGAAGGGCTGGTATGA
- a CDS encoding ThiF family adenylyltransferase has protein sequence MVGVKMDFSRHFPIIGIEGQRKLSESTVAVVGAGALGSWEVYFLHKLGVGRIIVIDRDFVDESDLPRTVYTKEDVGKPKVEVLKERFGVVGHFEDLNPGTVGLLDEADLIIDGTDNIYTRQVINDYAVKNNKPWIYVGVLATYGNIMPIIPGKTACFRCLMPKLPERPLPTCAIAGIMSYVPSFAASLAVALAAKILLGEEVESELLFFDLKSMDFEKVRIPRREDCPACVRKELTFLEKRIKVERMCDGSIQVTPPVPMSINLDEFAERLEKLGIEYLKTSQFIQFEDDYAEILVFRTGRMVIRGAEDEKEAKNFFARYLGG, from the coding sequence ATGGTGGGGGTAAAGATGGACTTTTCGAGGCACTTCCCGATCATAGGAATCGAGGGACAGAGAAAGCTGAGCGAGAGCACCGTTGCCGTTGTCGGAGCCGGCGCTCTGGGCAGCTGGGAGGTTTACTTCCTCCACAAGCTCGGTGTTGGAAGGATAATCGTTATCGACAGGGACTTCGTGGACGAGAGCGACCTCCCCAGGACGGTATACACCAAGGAGGACGTCGGAAAGCCGAAGGTTGAGGTTCTGAAGGAGCGGTTCGGGGTCGTGGGGCACTTCGAAGACCTCAACCCCGGGACGGTGGGTCTCCTGGACGAAGCTGACCTGATAATCGACGGGACTGACAACATCTACACGAGGCAGGTCATAAACGACTACGCGGTCAAAAACAACAAGCCCTGGATTTACGTGGGTGTCCTGGCAACCTACGGCAACATAATGCCGATAATCCCCGGAAAAACCGCCTGCTTCCGCTGTCTGATGCCCAAACTCCCCGAAAGGCCTTTGCCGACCTGTGCGATAGCGGGAATAATGAGCTATGTTCCAAGCTTCGCGGCATCACTGGCCGTTGCCCTGGCGGCGAAGATTCTGCTCGGCGAGGAGGTCGAGAGCGAACTGTTATTCTTTGACCTCAAGAGCATGGACTTCGAGAAGGTCAGGATACCGAGGAGGGAGGACTGTCCCGCCTGTGTGAGGAAGGAACTCACGTTTCTCGAAAAGCGGATAAAGGTCGAGCGCATGTGCGACGGCTCGATACAGGTGACGCCGCCCGTACCCATGAGCATAAACCTCGACGAGTTCGCGGAGAGGCTTGAGAAGCTCGGCATCGAGTACCTGAAGACGAGCCAGTTCATCCAGTTCGAGGACGACTACGCCGAGATACTGGTGTTCAGGACGGGCAGAATGGTAATCCGCGGTGCCGAGGACGAGAAGGAGGCCAAGAACTTCTTCGCCCGCTACCTAGGTGGTTGA
- a CDS encoding bifunctional 2-polyprenyl-6-hydroxyphenol methylase/3-demethylubiquinol 3-O-methyltransferase UbiG has translation MHRFSPEHAGVLDSEWRRRVFPAEEVIEFAVREVPQRGTAVDVGAGTGYLTVPLARAFKKVYAIEISPKMAEKLEDRLRREGITNVEVIVTEEPPDVGEFDLAVFSSVLHEMERPGEYLRWAGKAFVLVAEWKKEPMPFGPPVEERLSPEDIVRLAENFEPVKYRELEYHYLMLLRPKVRGGRNGVL, from the coding sequence ATGCACCGCTTCAGTCCCGAGCATGCGGGTGTGCTGGACTCCGAATGGAGGCGGAGGGTCTTTCCGGCGGAGGAGGTGATAGAGTTCGCCGTCCGCGAAGTCCCTCAAAGAGGAACCGCCGTGGACGTTGGCGCAGGTACCGGCTATCTGACCGTGCCCCTGGCCAGGGCCTTCAAAAAGGTGTACGCCATCGAGATAAGCCCGAAAATGGCGGAGAAGCTTGAGGACAGACTCAGGCGGGAGGGAATAACAAACGTGGAGGTCATAGTGACCGAGGAGCCCCCCGATGTGGGGGAGTTTGACTTGGCCGTTTTCTCCAGTGTTCTCCATGAGATGGAGAGGCCCGGGGAGTACCTCCGCTGGGCCGGGAAGGCCTTCGTCCTCGTGGCCGAGTGGAAGAAGGAGCCGATGCCCTTCGGGCCCCCAGTGGAGGAGAGGCTCTCCCCCGAGGACATCGTGAGGCTTGCCGAGAACTTCGAGCCGGTAAAATACAGGGAGCTGGAGTACCACTATCTGATGCTCCTGAGACCGAAGGTGCGGGGTGGGCGGAATGGAGTTCTTTGA
- a CDS encoding nitroreductase family protein → MEFFEVLRKRRSVRRFQDRPVPRELVEKLLEAAFLSPSSFNKRPWHFIVVDDGEKLKALSKAKLGASGLATAPLAIVVTADEGRSDVWVEDASIAAEHIQLAAFDLGLSSFWVQIRNRMHGEGKTAEDYVRELLGIPENYRVLCIIGVGYPAEKKSPHGDEVFEWGKVSLNRFGEPWR, encoded by the coding sequence ATGGAGTTCTTTGAAGTTCTGAGAAAGAGACGGAGCGTGAGGCGCTTTCAGGACAGGCCCGTGCCGCGTGAACTCGTGGAAAAGCTGCTTGAGGCGGCCTTTCTCTCGCCGAGTTCCTTCAACAAGAGGCCCTGGCACTTCATCGTTGTGGACGACGGGGAGAAGCTCAAGGCACTCTCAAAGGCAAAGCTTGGCGCCTCCGGTCTGGCAACGGCCCCCCTGGCGATCGTCGTGACCGCGGACGAGGGCCGGAGCGACGTCTGGGTGGAGGACGCCAGCATAGCGGCGGAGCATATACAGCTGGCTGCCTTTGACCTTGGCCTAAGCTCCTTCTGGGTTCAGATAAGGAACAGAATGCACGGCGAAGGGAAAACCGCCGAGGACTACGTCAGGGAGCTCCTGGGGATTCCGGAAAACTACCGCGTGCTCTGCATCATAGGTGTTGGCTATCCCGCGGAGAAAAAGTCCCCCCACGGGGATGAGGTCTTCGAGTGGGGAAAGGTGAGCCTCAACCGCTTTGGCGAGCCCTGGAGGTAG
- a CDS encoding cytochrome c biogenesis protein, whose protein sequence is MRRALLMLVILSLLIPLASAGTVRYGNMSFHDVTTEKELRELVSSNGGRYFFIFYHSESCPACQYMKTNVFPTATAEKALSGFVLVSVDVYRGRSITTLRYRVYSPVVVIQPDNAGYYRPKTPGEEISVGVPGTPTMVVFKAVNGTMVLKGVAVGALNPDGLAYFLEKATEGEELQTAPRPEGQGSSAGDGSEASNGGSNLSLAVLLPIFSAGIVSVFSPCVLPVIVGTLSLTFARRKVEAIIAGMVASFALLGALVGSLGNYASQIQGALYLIGGAGFIAIGASLVSERVSAGLERLLSFSPADRVSGKKGVAYDFALGSALGATWLGCIAPYVGFAVITAALSGDTLSGVIVMGTYGLGMGLTVYLLTASKDLGEWVNRKLLSGRLSLSGKGRARWEIVLGVVLILLGLMMLTELTPLKLWSSLFESLSQL, encoded by the coding sequence GTGCGCAGGGCGCTTTTGATGCTCGTGATTCTGTCGCTGCTCATACCGCTGGCCAGCGCTGGGACCGTCAGATACGGGAACATGTCTTTTCATGACGTCACGACCGAAAAGGAACTTCGGGAACTGGTCTCCTCGAACGGAGGGAGGTACTTCTTCATCTTCTACCACTCCGAGAGCTGTCCCGCCTGCCAGTACATGAAAACGAACGTTTTTCCAACTGCCACCGCAGAAAAGGCGCTCAGCGGGTTCGTGCTCGTCTCCGTGGACGTGTACAGAGGCCGCTCAATAACGACGCTCCGGTACAGGGTTTACAGCCCCGTGGTGGTCATCCAGCCGGACAACGCCGGCTACTACCGGCCCAAAACCCCAGGAGAAGAGATAAGCGTCGGCGTTCCGGGGACGCCGACCATGGTCGTCTTCAAGGCCGTTAACGGGACGATGGTTCTGAAAGGGGTGGCGGTAGGCGCTCTGAACCCAGACGGGCTGGCCTACTTCCTGGAGAAGGCAACGGAGGGGGAAGAACTCCAAACCGCCCCCCGGCCAGAGGGGCAGGGGTCATCCGCCGGGGACGGATCAGAGGCCTCCAACGGGGGAAGCAACCTCAGCCTCGCTGTCCTGCTCCCGATATTCTCCGCAGGGATCGTCAGCGTTTTCTCACCCTGCGTTCTCCCCGTCATAGTCGGGACGCTCTCCCTGACCTTCGCGAGGAGGAAGGTCGAGGCGATAATAGCCGGAATGGTGGCCTCCTTTGCCCTGCTCGGTGCCCTCGTCGGAAGCCTCGGCAACTACGCGTCCCAGATACAGGGAGCCCTCTACCTGATTGGAGGGGCTGGCTTCATAGCCATAGGAGCAAGCCTTGTGAGCGAGCGCGTCAGTGCGGGACTCGAAAGGCTCCTCAGTTTCTCCCCCGCCGACAGGGTATCCGGAAAGAAAGGCGTGGCCTACGACTTCGCCCTCGGCTCGGCCCTGGGGGCGACGTGGCTCGGCTGCATTGCTCCCTACGTGGGCTTCGCGGTGATAACCGCCGCCCTAAGCGGGGACACGCTGAGCGGGGTCATTGTCATGGGAACCTACGGCCTGGGGATGGGCCTCACCGTCTACCTGCTGACGGCATCGAAGGACCTGGGAGAATGGGTGAACAGGAAGCTCCTCTCCGGAAGGCTCTCCCTGAGCGGGAAGGGCAGGGCGAGGTGGGAGATCGTCCTCGGGGTGGTTCTGATCCTGCTCGGCCTGATGATGCTCACAGAGCTGACGCCGCTAAAGCTCTGGAGCTCGCTCTTTGAATCGCTCTCACAGCTTTGA
- a CDS encoding DUF302 domain-containing protein → MYRYRRKLDMGLNEAEEKFKAKLEEKGYKVVLEFTPSDVVKAKVGVDMEPYRILWVCNPKIFYEMTKEDYEIGSFAPCPVLFYKKDGDTYVAINTADDVLDIIKEPLEVVRGVIEEL, encoded by the coding sequence ATGTACAGGTACAGGAGAAAACTCGATATGGGCCTCAATGAGGCCGAGGAGAAGTTTAAGGCAAAGCTTGAGGAGAAGGGCTACAAGGTCGTGCTGGAGTTCACGCCGAGCGACGTCGTAAAGGCCAAGGTCGGCGTCGATATGGAGCCCTACAGGATCCTCTGGGTCTGCAACCCCAAGATATTCTACGAGATGACGAAGGAGGACTACGAGATCGGATCCTTCGCTCCGTGCCCGGTGCTGTTCTACAAGAAGGACGGCGATACCTACGTCGCAATAAACACCGCCGACGACGTGCTGGACATAATCAAGGAGCCCCTTGAGGTCGTCAGAGGGGTCATAGAGGAGCTCTAA
- a CDS encoding ferredoxin family protein, whose protein sequence is MSNVEAPIIGKDALGRPVKDLSVVPWWGIERKEIEWYPKINYDVCAGCGICFVTCGRRVFDWDSEEGKPVVARPYNCMVGCNTCAMICPCDAIEFPPREYLKKWVAKGRVTKKAFEIVSQITKKGNMSGEEITATPDQNPPKKG, encoded by the coding sequence ATGTCTAACGTGGAAGCTCCCATCATAGGGAAAGACGCCCTTGGAAGGCCCGTTAAGGATCTGAGCGTTGTTCCCTGGTGGGGGATTGAGAGGAAGGAGATAGAATGGTACCCGAAGATCAACTACGACGTCTGCGCGGGCTGCGGAATCTGTTTCGTCACCTGCGGGAGGAGGGTTTTTGACTGGGACTCAGAGGAGGGAAAGCCCGTAGTGGCAAGGCCCTACAACTGCATGGTCGGATGCAACACCTGCGCGATGATATGCCCCTGCGACGCCATAGAGTTCCCACCGAGGGAGTATCTGAAGAAGTGGGTGGCAAAGGGCCGTGTCACGAAGAAGGCCTTTGAGATAGTGAGTCAGATCACCAAGAAGGGCAACATGAGCGGGGAAGAGATAACGGCAACGCCCGATCAGAACCCTCCAAAGAAAGGATGA
- a CDS encoding low molecular weight phosphatase family protein: MVEKLILFVCVKNSARSQMAEAFFNRFNDDPRFRAMSAGTEPADEIDPFARMVMEEIGISLDGQYSKLYTEEMADKAYLVITMGCLDKCPYAPPEKTWDWGLDDPYGKPIGKYREVRDEIRRRVLGLIDDLKTGKSREEIIGRKGLFKIE; the protein is encoded by the coding sequence ATGGTGGAGAAGCTCATCCTCTTTGTCTGCGTCAAGAACTCAGCGAGGAGCCAGATGGCGGAGGCCTTCTTCAACCGCTTTAACGACGACCCGCGCTTTAGGGCGATGAGCGCCGGCACAGAACCGGCCGACGAGATAGACCCGTTCGCGAGGATGGTCATGGAAGAGATTGGGATCTCCCTCGATGGTCAGTACTCAAAGCTCTACACCGAGGAGATGGCGGATAAAGCCTACCTCGTGATAACGATGGGCTGCCTCGACAAGTGCCCCTACGCTCCCCCCGAAAAAACGTGGGACTGGGGGCTGGATGACCCTTATGGCAAGCCCATTGGGAAGTACCGGGAGGTCAGGGACGAGATAAGGCGCCGCGTCCTGGGGCTCATCGATGACTTAAAAACCGGGAAGAGCAGGGAGGAGATAATAGGGCGAAAGGGTCTTTTCAAGATTGAATAG
- the arsB gene encoding ACR3 family arsenite efflux transporter: protein MERKGLSLFEKYLSLWVLLCIIAGIAVGKFFPALPEALSKLTVANVNMPIAVLIWAMIYPMMVKVDFSAIRRVHKGQMLKGLTVTWVTNWLIKPFSMFLISSFFIGALFSARLGLIEPSLAKEYIAGAILLGAAPCTAMVFVWSYLADGDPLYTLVQVATNDLIILFAFAPIVGFLMGLNEVPVPYDTLLLSVILFVVIPLTAGYVSRRHILRTKGREWFEREFLPKLGTVSIIGLLLTLILLFSFQGKIILENPLHIVLIAIPLTIQTYFIFAIAYGWSWLWKLPYKVAAPASLIGASNFFELAVAVAIALFGLESGAALATVVGVLEEVPIMLSLVWIANRTRGLFTAEFEAGSAALALTEE from the coding sequence ATGGAGAGGAAAGGGCTGAGTCTCTTCGAAAAGTACCTTTCGCTGTGGGTTCTCCTCTGCATAATCGCAGGCATAGCGGTTGGGAAGTTCTTTCCAGCGCTCCCGGAGGCCCTCTCAAAGCTCACCGTTGCGAACGTCAACATGCCCATAGCGGTGCTGATATGGGCGATGATATACCCCATGATGGTCAAGGTGGACTTCTCCGCGATAAGGAGGGTGCACAAGGGGCAGATGCTGAAAGGATTGACGGTCACGTGGGTCACCAACTGGCTGATAAAGCCCTTCAGCATGTTCCTCATAAGCTCGTTCTTCATAGGTGCGCTCTTCTCGGCGAGGCTCGGTCTCATCGAGCCCTCGCTGGCGAAGGAGTACATAGCAGGAGCGATACTCCTCGGGGCCGCGCCGTGCACGGCGATGGTCTTCGTGTGGAGCTACCTGGCCGATGGAGACCCGCTCTACACACTTGTGCAGGTCGCTACCAACGACCTCATAATCCTCTTTGCCTTCGCCCCCATAGTGGGCTTCCTCATGGGGCTCAACGAGGTTCCCGTGCCCTATGACACGCTCCTACTTTCGGTTATCCTCTTCGTGGTGATTCCCCTCACGGCAGGCTACGTCTCCAGAAGGCACATTCTCAGGACTAAAGGACGGGAGTGGTTCGAGAGGGAGTTCCTCCCGAAGCTGGGCACCGTCTCAATCATCGGCCTCCTCCTCACGCTGATACTCCTCTTCTCCTTCCAGGGAAAGATAATCCTGGAGAACCCGCTCCACATAGTCCTCATAGCTATCCCGCTGACCATACAGACCTACTTCATCTTCGCCATAGCCTACGGATGGTCTTGGCTCTGGAAGCTCCCGTACAAAGTTGCTGCCCCGGCGTCATTAATCGGCGCCAGCAACTTCTTCGAGCTGGCTGTGGCGGTGGCGATAGCCCTCTTCGGTCTTGAGAGCGGCGCGGCGCTTGCGACGGTCGTCGGCGTTCTGGAGGAGGTGCCCATAATGCTCAGCCTCGTCTGGATAGCCAACCGGACGAGGGGACTTTTCACAGCAGAGTTTGAAGCGGGGAGTGCCGCACTGGCACTCACGGAGGAGTGA